One Myotis daubentonii chromosome 3, mMyoDau2.1, whole genome shotgun sequence genomic window carries:
- the ANGPTL7 gene encoding angiopoietin-related protein 7, producing MLKKPLSAVTWLCIFILVSVSHPVWPQKPAKRKTPGQLKVAACCEEVKELKAQIANLSSLLSELSKKQEKDWVSVVMQVMELESNTKRMESRLTEAESKYSEMNNQIDIMQLQAAQTVTQTSADAIYDCSSLYQKNYRISGVYKLPPNDFLGSPELEVFCDMEMAGGGWTIIQRRKSGLVSFYRDWKQYKQGFGSIRGDFWLGNEHIHRLSRRPTRLRVEMEDWEGNVRYAEYSHFVLGNELNSYRLFLGNYSGNVGNDALIYHNNTAFSTKDKDNDNCLDKCAQLRKGGYWYNCCTDSNLNGVFYRLGEHNKHLDGITWYGWHGSTYSLKRVEMKIRPEDFQP from the exons ATGCTGAAGAAACCTCTCTCAGCTGTGACCTGGCTCTGCATTTTCATCTTGGTCTCTGTCAGCCACCCAGTGTGGCCGCAGAAGCCCGCTAAGCGCAAGACACCTGGGCAGCTCAAAGTGGCCGCCTGCTGTGAGGAGGTGAAGGAGCTCAAGGCCCAAATTGCCAACCTAAGCAGCCTGCTGAGTGAACTGAGCAAGAAGCAGGAGAAGGACTGGGTCAGCGTGGTCATGCAggtgatggaactggagagcaacACCAAGCGTATGGAGTCGCGGCTCACGGAGGCCGAGAGCAAGTACTCTGAAATGAACAACCAGATTGACATCATGCAGCTGCAGGCAGCGCAGACGGTCACGCAGACCTCAGCAG ATGCCATCTATGACTGTTCGTCCCTCTACCAGAAGAACTACCGTATCTCTGGAGTGTATAAGCTTCCTCCCAATGACTTCCTGGGCAGCCCTGAGTTGGAG GTGTTCTGTGACATGGAGATGGCAGGTGGTGGCTGGACCATCATTCAGAGACGAAAGAGTGGCCTCGTCTCCTTCTACCGCGACTGGAAGCAGTACAAGCAGGGCTTTGGCAGCATCCGTGGGGACTTCTGGCTGGGGAATGAACACATCCACCGGCTCTCCAGACGGCCAACCCGGCTACGTGTGGAGATGGAG GATTGGGAAGGCAACGTGCGCTACGCCGAGTACAGCCACTTTGTTTTGGGCAATGAACTGAACAGTTACCGCCTCTTTCTGGGGAACTACAGTGGTAACGTGGGGAATGACGCCCTCATCTATCATAACAATACAGCCTTCAGCACCAAGGACAAGGACAATGACAACTGCTTAGACAAGTGCGCACAGCTCCGCAAAG GTGGATACTGGTACAACTGCTGCACAGATTCTAACCTCAACGGAGTCTTCTACCGCCTCGGGGAGCACAACAAGCACCTGGACGGCATCACCTGGTACGGCTGGCACGGCTCTACCTACTCCCTCAAACGGGTGGAGATGAAGATCCGCCCA